One window from the genome of Epinephelus moara isolate mb chromosome 5, YSFRI_EMoa_1.0, whole genome shotgun sequence encodes:
- the rbm34 gene encoding RNA-binding protein 34 yields MKKKLQQSEEASPGQPPADYVVGQVSGSLSQKKSAASGSLSALFGTTAPAAPLLFQPAPKPVKKSTEQQTETPEVKGQPSQKKKKKEKPLKEKSEAEQKLENREMSLQNADEAEGGQQAPGQSKNKKRKAPEAGVENEQWVMKRQRMRARKEEEVIKRKRTVFVGNLPVSCTRKTLQSLFRDKGSIESIRFRSVVREDPSMSRKVAAIQRKVHPKKQSINAYVVFKDEDGVSKALERNGTEIEKDFHIRVDRVTDDSAHDHKRSVFVGNLSFEINELAFRRHFDGCGTVEAVRLVRDQNSGLGKGFGYVLFESADSVQLALELDGTKLEGRSIRVKRSMKKQKQKNKSDSRGTTVRAGKGPVKGPWQERGGRRGGFKSQKNFPGKQQTTTKSSASFKGEMVDPNKKSKKKGLKKKVKPKKTVHI; encoded by the exons ATGAAGAAGAAACTTCAGCAGAG TGAAGAGGCGTCTCCGGGGCAACCGCCAGCTGACTATGTGGTGGGTCAGGTGTCTGGAAGTTTGTCCCAGAAGAAGTCCGCAGCCTCTGGATCACTGTCGGCTTTGTTCGGCACCACTGCGCCGGCTGCACCTCTCCTGTTTCAGCCTGCGCCCAAG CCTGTTAAGAAGAGCACAGAGCAGCAGACGGAAACgccagaggtcaaaggtcaacccagccagaagaagaagaagaaggagaagccCCTGAAGGAAAAATCAGAAGCTGAACAGAAGCTGGAAAACAG GGAGATGAGTTTACAGAACGCAGACGAGGCCGAGGGAGGGCAGCAGGCGCCCGGGCAGAGTAAGAATAAGAAGAGGAAAGCTCCGGAGGCGGGCGTAGAGAACGAGCAGTGGGTGATGAAGAGGCAGAGGATGAGAGccagaaaagaggaggaggtgataaagaggaagaggacggTGTTCGTGGGCAACCTGCCCGTCAGCTGCACCAGGAAG ACGCTGCAGAGCCTCTTCAGGGATAAAGGATCCATCGAGTCCATCCGGTTTCGCTCTGTG GTCCGAGAGGATCCCTCCATGTCCCGCAAAGTAGCAGCGATTCA ACGCAAAGTGCATCCCAAAAAGCAAAGCATAAACGCCTACGTGGTGTTTAAGGACGAGGACGGCGTCTCGAAGGCGTTGGAGAG GAACGGCACGGAGATCGAGAAAGACTTTCACATCCGAGTGGACCGAGTGACGGACGACTCAGCG CATGATCACAAACGCTCCGTGTTTGTGGGGAATCTTTCGTTCG AGATAAATGAACTGGCTTTTCGGCGGCACTTTGACGGGTGCGGTACAGTGGAGGCTGTGCGACTGGTGCGAGACCAGAACTCTGGACTGGGGAAAGGATTCGGCTACGTCCTGTTTGAG AGCGCTGACTCGGTGCAGCTGGCGTTGGAACTGGACGGCACCAAACTGGAGGGCAGGTCCATCCGGGTGAAGAGGTCGATgaagaagcagaagcagaagaaTAAAAGTGACAGCAGAGGAACCACGGTGAGGGCCGGCAAGGGCCCTGTGAAGGGCCCAtggcaggagagaggaggccGTCGGGGAGGTTTCAAGTCTCAAAAGAATTTCCCGGGAAAGCAGCAGACGACAACTAAAAGCTCCGCCTCCTTCAAAGGAGAGATGGTGGATCCAAACaaaaagagtaaaaagaaaGGACTGAAGAagaaagtgaagccaaaaaagaCTGTTCACATCTGA
- the tbce gene encoding tubulin-specific chaperone E, which translates to MGVDQTEPGVPEDAVGRRVSCDGERATVRYVGPVPPTTGMWLGVEWDNPERGKHDGSHEGVQYFTCRHPKGGSFVRPAKVSFGVDYLTAVQQLYEIDSEEVLSEDISISSSKKLKWGRIKERSFESLPSVLLTRCEVNGPGPDGEIRKTTPNVRWLDLCATLLSCWEDVAAVTQQLDKLEGLQLSSNRLRLPSDPSALCQAFCGLKVLALNSCDLTWPQILECAPMWPQLEDLCVEENNITELQRPEGTLQSLKSLNLSCNPLMQHSVLTMAALPRLEQLNLSRTGLSDIRFDDAAPGSQTAMFPALKDLKLDHNNITEWWVVDELAKLPSLVSLSCRGNRLVSSDGNPRTANQLLIAKLGQLVVLNSHEIQPEDRRGAELDYIKMFGEEWLKAGGRSQLSTQFTCQHPRYLSLIDKYGAPEEGELKKPEPFALKNQLLKIRFVFPDDADREPIEKKLPASMVVQKVKGLLYRLLKVPAADLKLTYTSPKMVGTEFEIDSDLKTLQFYSIEDGDQVLVRWS; encoded by the exons ATGGGAGTGGACCAGACCGAGCCGGGCGTACCGGAGGACGCGGTGGGCAGGCGGGTGTCCTGCGACGGGGAGCGGGCCACGGTGCGGTATGTGGGCCCGGTGCCACCGACAACAG ggATGTGGCTCGGTGTCGAGTGGGATAACCCAGAGAGAGGCAAACACGACGGCAGCCATGAGGGAGTCCAGTACTTCACATGCAG ACACCCTAAAGGAGGCTCCTTCGTCCGTCCAGCGAAGGTGAGCTTCGGAGTGGACTACCTGACCGCTGTGCAACAGCTGTACGAGATCGACTCAGAGGAGGTGCTGAGCGAGGacatctccatctcctcctccaagAAGCTCAAGTGGGGGAGGATCAAGGAGCGCAG TTTTGAGAGTCTTCCGTCAGTGTTGCTGACTCGCTGTGAGGTCAACGGGCCGGGGCCCGATGGAGAGATCAGGAAAACAACGCCAA ATGTGCGGTGGTTGGACCTGTGTGCGACTCTGCTGTCCTGCTGGGAGGACGTGGCTGCTGTCACTCAGCAGCTGGACAAACTGGAGGGACTACAGCTCAG cTCCAACAGACTGCGTTTGCCCTCTGACCCGTCGGCGCTCTGCCAGGCGTTCTGCGGCCTCAAAGTCCTCGCCCTCAACAGCTGCGACCTCACCTGGCCGCAG ATCCTGGAGTGCGCCCCCATGTGGCCACAGCTGGAGGATCTGTGTGTCGAGGAGAACAACATCACGGAGCTGCAGAG gccTGAAGGAACGCTGCAGTCACTCAAGAGTCTCAATCTGTCCTGTAACCCCTTAATGCAGCACAGTGTGCTCACTATGGCTGCTCTGCCCAg ATTGGAGCAGCTGAACTTGTCCAGGACTGGACTGTCTGACATTCGATTTGATGACGctgctcctg ggtctCAGACAGCCATGTTTCCGGCACTGAAGGATCTCAAGCTGGACCACAACAACATCActgag tggTGGGTGGTGGACGAGCTGGCGAAGCTCCCCAGTTTGGTCAGCTTATCGTGTCGCGGTAACCGACTGGTGAGCAGTGATGGAAACCCcagaacagccaatcagctgctCATCGCCAAACTGGGACAACTGGTCGTCCTCAACAGCCATGAG ATCCAGCCCGAGGACAGGAGGGGGGCGGAGCTGGACTACATCAAGATGTTCGGAGAGGAGTGGCTGAAGGCAGGGGGGCGGAGTCAGCTCAGCACCCAGTTCACCTGTCAGCACCCTCGTTACCTGAGCCTCATCGACA AGTACGGAGCTCCAGAGGAAGGCGAGCTGAAGAAGCCGGAGCCGTTTGCCCTGAAAAATCAGCTGTTAA AGATTAGGTTTGTGTTTCCTGACGACGCAGACCGGGAGCCGATTGAGAAGAAACTTCCAG CCTCCATGGTCGTCCAGAAGGTGAAGGGACTCCTGTACAGACTGCTGAAGGTTCCTGCAGCTGATCTGAAGCTCACCTACACCAGTCCCAAG ATGgtggggacagagtttgagatCGACAGCGACCTGAAGACTCTCCAGTTTTACTCCATAGAGGACGGAGACCAGGTGTTGGTCCGCTGGTCCTGA